One stretch of Corynebacterium auriscanis DNA includes these proteins:
- a CDS encoding response regulator produces the protein MNSEKILMVEDDAPLANAVLVTLRARGYDVKVAKTASAAIKLAAEWHPHALLLDLGLPDMSGLDVLRALRSWSDVPVLVVSARHDEAGKINALDEGADDYVTKPFAVGELLARLRAALRRAPSEEAEQPVVWTSDGRVAFDLPEKRVTVDGAEVHLTPREWGIAEYLIRHQGRLVTKLELLQAVWGESYKKETNYLRVYMSQLRAKLERDPANPQYFTTELGVGYRLVL, from the coding sequence ATGAACAGTGAAAAGATTTTGATGGTTGAGGACGACGCCCCCTTGGCCAATGCGGTGCTCGTCACCCTTCGGGCGCGGGGGTATGACGTGAAGGTGGCGAAGACCGCCAGCGCGGCGATCAAGCTGGCCGCCGAGTGGCACCCGCACGCGCTGCTGCTGGACCTGGGGCTACCGGATATGAGCGGCCTAGACGTTCTGCGTGCCCTACGGAGCTGGAGCGATGTGCCCGTTCTAGTGGTCTCGGCGCGGCACGACGAGGCCGGGAAAATTAACGCGCTGGATGAGGGCGCCGATGATTACGTGACCAAGCCGTTTGCCGTGGGGGAGCTGCTGGCGAGGCTGCGGGCGGCGTTACGCAGGGCCCCCAGTGAGGAGGCGGAGCAACCGGTGGTGTGGACCTCCGATGGGCGCGTGGCGTTCGATTTGCCGGAAAAGCGCGTGACAGTGGATGGTGCGGAGGTGCATCTCACGCCCCGCGAATGGGGAATCGCGGAGTACCTGATTCGCCATCAGGGGCGGTTGGTGACGAAGCTGGAGCTGCTACAGGCGGTATGGGGCGAATCATATAAGAAGGAGACGAACTACCTGCGGGTGTATATGTCTCAGCTGCGCGCGAAGCTGGAGCGCGATCCCGCGAATCCGCAGTACTTCACGACGGAGCTGGGGGTTGGGTATCGGCTGGTGCTGTAA
- the kdpB gene encoding potassium-transporting ATPase subunit KdpB, protein MTTAHLSTSGDAVRLNPDAPRSPNRSSHGGKKPGGTFSVAQLKAALPLAIKKMDPRVLYKTPVMFLVEVGALFTLVLAIAHPSLFTWSITVWLWLTVLFATLAESVAEGRGKAQADALRATRTSSNALKFTGADIADAALAPALENSGAGVRDVAEEVSSESLVPGDIVLVSAGDVIPADGDVVMGAASVDESAVTGESAPVIRESGGDRSAVTGGTRVLSDAIAVRVTSKAGESFMDRMIGLVEGAERKKTPNEVALGTLLIVLTIIFMIVVLALAPMAAFNGAEQSPVVLVALLVCLIPTTIGALLSAIGIAGMDRLVQHNVLAMSGRAVEAAGDVATLLLDKTGTITIGDRQASEFVAVGDTTKEELTYACQLSSLADETPEGRSIVLLAQKESGRAIPDVTFREAEFIPFTAQTRMSGITLPAGAGEYTEWVGATGQARARKIVKGAASEVTKLVATLGGEVPTATTDVVNDISNNGGTALVVAEIALDPQGEDRAGRVLGVIHLKDVVKPGMTERFEQLRKMGIRTVMVTGDNALTAKAIAAEAGVDDVLAEATPEQKLELIRKEQAKGRLVAMTGDGTNDAPALAQADVGVAMNTGTTAAKEAGNMVDLDSDPTKLIDVVAIGKQLLITRGALTTFSIANDIAKYFAIIPAMFVVAFPGLSALNIMRLHSPESAILSAVIFNALIIIALIPLALKGVKYRAGSAAALLSRNLMIFGLGGVIVPFIGIKIIDLIISGVFGL, encoded by the coding sequence ATGACAACCGCACATCTTTCTACTTCCGGCGATGCTGTTCGCCTTAATCCCGACGCCCCGCGCTCCCCGAACCGATCATCACACGGCGGGAAAAAGCCCGGCGGTACGTTTTCTGTGGCGCAACTGAAAGCAGCTTTGCCGCTGGCCATCAAGAAGATGGACCCGCGTGTGCTGTACAAAACCCCCGTGATGTTCCTGGTGGAAGTGGGCGCGCTGTTCACGCTGGTGCTGGCGATTGCGCACCCTTCCCTGTTCACGTGGTCGATCACGGTGTGGCTGTGGCTGACAGTTCTGTTCGCCACGCTGGCGGAATCCGTGGCCGAGGGGCGCGGTAAGGCGCAAGCCGATGCATTGCGTGCGACCCGCACGTCCTCGAACGCTTTGAAGTTCACGGGTGCCGATATCGCGGATGCCGCCTTGGCCCCGGCCCTGGAGAACTCCGGTGCGGGTGTGCGGGACGTGGCCGAAGAGGTCTCCAGCGAGTCCCTGGTTCCTGGCGATATTGTGCTGGTCAGCGCTGGGGACGTGATCCCCGCCGATGGTGACGTGGTCATGGGTGCCGCCAGCGTGGATGAATCTGCTGTCACGGGTGAATCCGCGCCCGTGATCCGCGAGTCCGGTGGTGATCGCTCCGCGGTCACCGGCGGTACGCGCGTGCTCTCCGATGCCATCGCGGTGCGAGTGACCAGCAAGGCCGGGGAATCCTTCATGGACCGCATGATCGGCCTGGTGGAAGGCGCGGAACGCAAGAAGACTCCCAACGAGGTCGCGCTGGGCACTTTACTCATCGTGCTAACGATCATCTTCATGATCGTGGTGCTGGCACTGGCCCCGATGGCAGCCTTTAACGGCGCCGAGCAATCCCCGGTTGTGCTGGTGGCATTGCTAGTGTGCTTGATCCCCACCACCATTGGTGCGCTGCTGTCCGCAATTGGTATTGCGGGCATGGACCGGTTGGTTCAGCACAACGTGCTGGCCATGTCCGGTCGCGCGGTGGAAGCCGCCGGTGACGTGGCCACGTTGCTGTTGGATAAGACCGGCACCATCACCATTGGTGACCGCCAAGCCAGCGAGTTCGTGGCCGTGGGCGATACCACCAAGGAAGAACTGACCTACGCGTGCCAGCTTTCCTCCCTTGCCGATGAAACCCCCGAGGGGCGCTCTATCGTCCTGTTGGCCCAGAAGGAATCCGGCCGGGCCATTCCGGACGTGACCTTCCGCGAAGCCGAGTTCATCCCCTTCACTGCGCAAACCCGCATGAGTGGCATCACGTTGCCCGCCGGTGCCGGGGAGTACACCGAATGGGTCGGGGCCACCGGCCAGGCTCGCGCACGCAAGATCGTCAAGGGCGCGGCATCGGAAGTGACCAAATTGGTGGCGACGCTGGGCGGCGAGGTCCCCACCGCGACCACGGACGTGGTTAACGACATTTCCAATAACGGTGGAACTGCACTGGTCGTAGCCGAGATCGCATTAGATCCCCAAGGTGAAGACCGCGCCGGGCGCGTCCTGGGCGTCATCCACCTCAAGGACGTAGTCAAGCCGGGCATGACTGAACGTTTCGAACAACTACGCAAAATGGGCATTCGTACCGTCATGGTCACGGGCGATAATGCCCTGACCGCCAAGGCCATCGCCGCGGAGGCCGGAGTGGACGACGTGCTGGCCGAGGCCACCCCTGAGCAGAAGCTGGAGCTAATCCGCAAGGAACAAGCCAAGGGCCGCTTGGTTGCCATGACCGGTGACGGCACCAACGATGCCCCTGCCCTCGCGCAGGCCGACGTGGGTGTGGCCATGAACACCGGTACCACCGCGGCCAAGGAGGCCGGCAACATGGTGGATCTGGATTCGGATCCCACCAAGTTGATCGACGTGGTGGCCATCGGAAAGCAGCTGCTGATTACCCGCGGGGCGCTGACCACGTTCAGTATTGCCAACGATATTGCCAAGTACTTCGCCATCATTCCCGCAATGTTCGTCGTAGCTTTCCCCGGCCTGTCCGCGTTGAACATCATGCGCCTGCATTCTCCGGAGTCAGCCATTCTCTCCGCAGTCATCTTCAACGCGCTGATCATCATCGCGTTGATCCCGCTGGCGCTGAAAGGTGTGAAGTACCGCGCAGGTTCGGCGGCCGCATTACTGTCCCGCAACCTCATGATCTTCGGCTTGGGTGGAGTAATCGTGCCGTTCATCGGCATCAAGATCATCGACCTCATTATCTCCGGGGTATTCGGGTTATAG
- a CDS encoding DoxX family protein, whose amino-acid sequence MLNNLLKTQPERSFISKAGSVLGRAAVMPLFIIGAQNALKNIEGVGGMADSAAKKVGLNNLPVEGKHMATINAYAQMGLGSALALGIFPQLSALGLVGSLIPTTLVGHAFWDQETEEDKGQQQLQFVKNLAVIGGLLYLATRDNKH is encoded by the coding sequence ATGTTGAACAACCTGTTGAAAACCCAGCCAGAACGATCCTTTATCTCGAAGGCTGGCTCCGTCTTAGGCCGCGCTGCCGTTATGCCACTGTTCATCATCGGCGCACAGAACGCGCTGAAAAACATCGAGGGCGTTGGCGGAATGGCCGATTCTGCAGCGAAGAAGGTCGGCCTGAACAACCTGCCCGTCGAGGGCAAGCACATGGCCACCATCAATGCGTACGCTCAGATGGGACTGGGTTCCGCACTGGCCTTGGGTATCTTCCCACAGCTCAGCGCACTGGGCTTGGTCGGTTCCCTCATTCCAACCACCTTGGTTGGCCACGCTTTCTGGGATCAGGAAACCGAGGAAGACAAGGGCCAGCAGCAGCTGCAGTTCGTTAAGAACCTCGCCGTCATCGGTGGCCTGCTGTACCTGGCTACTCGCGACAACAAGCACTAA
- the kdpC gene encoding K(+)-transporting ATPase subunit C, translating to MAKAPSGNGLRLASTTVRIFFLLTLILGIVYPIAMVGVGRIMPAKTDGSMITNSQGEPAGSTLIAQEVTAPGFFYPRPSAAGDDGFDAMSSSATNLSPSSKDLQAAIAKQRDEVAARENVSPNDVPVDAVTSSGSGLDPHISTRYAQLQAPRVAKERGIDKARVDQLIADATEGNFTGNRDGAPVNVVKLNKALSDMS from the coding sequence ATGGCTAAAGCTCCATCCGGCAACGGCCTGCGCCTAGCCTCCACTACGGTGCGCATCTTCTTCTTGCTCACCCTGATCCTGGGCATCGTCTACCCCATCGCGATGGTGGGTGTAGGCCGCATCATGCCGGCCAAGACCGATGGCTCTATGATCACCAACTCACAGGGCGAACCAGCGGGTTCCACCCTGATTGCCCAAGAGGTCACCGCTCCGGGTTTCTTCTACCCTCGACCCTCTGCCGCTGGGGATGATGGTTTCGACGCCATGAGCTCCTCCGCCACGAACCTCTCCCCCTCTAGCAAGGACCTGCAAGCGGCCATTGCAAAGCAGCGTGATGAGGTCGCTGCACGCGAAAACGTCTCCCCCAACGACGTTCCGGTAGATGCCGTGACGTCCTCGGGCTCTGGCCTGGACCCACACATCTCCACCCGGTATGCGCAGCTGCAGGCCCCGCGTGTGGCGAAGGAACGCGGGATCGACAAGGCCCGCGTGGACCAGTTGATCGCCGATGCCACGGAAGGCAACTTCACCGGCAACCGGGATGGCGCCCCGGTGAATGTCGTGAAGTTGAACAAGGCCCTCAGCGACATGAGCTAA
- a CDS encoding DUF4118 domain-containing protein, with protein sequence MGQRGKLKVYLGFAPGVGKTCAMLSEAHDLVDRGHDVLVGIVEDHGRERTRALTEGLPILPRKMVAHRGGEYDEMDLEAALAAHPQVVLVDELAHTIVGAQDSDGDRPAEGAKRWHDVYALLDAGIDVISTMNIQHVESLNDVVSAVTGTRQRETVPDQVLRDADEIELVDLSPDALRIRLARGEVYRQQQAETALNSYFRVGNLTALRELSLLWLADKVDEVLEKYREDEKIQDNWPARERVVVAVQGDDVSEALIRRGARITERVAGREMLVVFVSGADGALEGDVPRRLRRLQELTESLDGQWRVIEGDDVAKTLLEFARTVNASQLVIGLGTRMSRLFSSTAHKIIDGSGRIDVHIVSTVGSAVKNGRSSTVRSLLRRAKTYVVGRSRRHTGALDTTPQLSPARRGAGWALAILGPILLTLFMTPFDHQEGALGSILLGYLTIAVFAALAGGFGPAIVAVALGSVLANWFFTHPYRTLTVTEPANLVQIILFFVISVAVAVVVDIAERRRAESNRRLGQAVVLSDLARGALDEGDDIHSLLSRLRETFNLRRVDLQQYSKERKKWVTMATTDPGGIGVPWPGKKTPAHVGAGDGMRFVLGGRELSPAESAMIEAHGARITAIIDREQLHAMRRATAALEAGNRVGTALLTAVSHDLRTPLAGIKAAITGLTMDDVELDEDSRALLMDTIASSTDRLETVIGNLLDMSRVNSNTVTVHHAPVNYADVVDAVIAELPEAAQYIESHVDASVAPAVGDTGLVQRIVANIVINARTYAPNSPIEIRAQEGVSANTASPSTVQLIISDHGPGFPPEKLNDVFTPFQRLGDQSANQNGLGLGLAVARGFAEAMGGSLEAHNTPGGGATLVLTLPRAGAAPTDLTSAADHTPTAAPHPTSTDRHRTGTAGVGMRVASDKKETNNANPKEPE encoded by the coding sequence ATGGGACAGCGGGGCAAGCTTAAGGTCTATCTGGGATTTGCGCCGGGTGTGGGTAAGACGTGCGCGATGCTCAGTGAGGCGCATGACCTGGTTGATCGCGGGCACGATGTGCTGGTCGGCATCGTGGAAGACCATGGGCGCGAGCGCACGCGGGCGCTAACCGAGGGCTTGCCGATTCTGCCACGCAAAATGGTGGCGCACCGCGGTGGCGAGTACGACGAGATGGACCTTGAGGCCGCGCTGGCCGCGCACCCGCAGGTGGTGCTGGTCGACGAGTTGGCGCACACCATCGTGGGCGCGCAGGATTCCGATGGAGACCGGCCGGCGGAGGGCGCAAAGCGTTGGCACGATGTGTATGCCCTGCTGGACGCCGGAATCGACGTGATCTCCACGATGAATATCCAGCATGTGGAATCGCTCAACGATGTGGTCTCCGCCGTGACGGGAACGCGACAGCGCGAGACCGTGCCGGATCAGGTACTGCGCGATGCCGATGAGATCGAGCTGGTGGACCTCTCCCCCGATGCTCTGCGCATTCGCCTGGCGCGCGGTGAGGTGTATCGACAACAGCAGGCTGAAACCGCACTGAACAGCTACTTCCGGGTCGGCAACCTGACAGCCCTGCGCGAGCTGAGCCTGCTGTGGCTGGCCGACAAGGTCGACGAGGTACTGGAGAAGTACCGTGAGGACGAAAAGATCCAGGACAACTGGCCCGCCCGCGAGCGTGTGGTCGTAGCAGTTCAAGGCGATGATGTCTCCGAGGCCCTGATCCGCCGTGGTGCGCGCATCACCGAGCGTGTGGCCGGGCGCGAAATGCTCGTGGTGTTCGTCTCAGGTGCCGATGGGGCCCTGGAGGGCGACGTGCCACGGCGGTTGCGCCGATTGCAGGAGCTGACGGAATCCCTCGACGGCCAGTGGCGCGTCATCGAGGGCGACGATGTGGCCAAGACGTTGCTGGAGTTCGCGCGCACGGTCAATGCGTCGCAGTTGGTGATCGGCCTGGGCACGCGCATGAGCCGCCTGTTTAGTTCCACGGCCCACAAGATTATCGATGGGTCCGGGCGCATTGACGTGCACATTGTGTCCACGGTGGGCTCGGCGGTGAAGAACGGGCGCAGTTCAACCGTTCGGTCGCTGCTGCGACGGGCGAAAACCTACGTGGTGGGGCGTTCGCGCCGGCACACTGGAGCGCTGGATACGACTCCACAGTTAAGCCCCGCCCGGCGCGGAGCTGGCTGGGCGTTGGCGATCCTGGGGCCGATCCTGTTAACCCTGTTCATGACGCCCTTCGATCACCAGGAAGGTGCACTGGGTTCCATCCTGCTGGGGTATTTGACCATCGCGGTGTTCGCGGCGCTAGCGGGTGGTTTTGGTCCAGCGATTGTGGCTGTGGCCTTGGGTTCTGTGCTAGCAAACTGGTTTTTCACCCACCCCTATCGCACACTCACGGTGACCGAGCCTGCCAACCTGGTGCAGATCATCTTGTTTTTTGTTATTTCGGTGGCCGTCGCGGTGGTGGTGGATATTGCGGAACGACGCCGCGCTGAGTCCAACCGACGGCTAGGCCAGGCGGTGGTGCTGTCCGACCTCGCGCGTGGCGCGCTGGATGAGGGCGATGATATCCACAGTTTGCTATCGCGGTTGCGGGAGACGTTCAACCTGCGGCGCGTGGATTTGCAGCAGTATTCGAAGGAGCGGAAAAAGTGGGTGACGATGGCGACCACCGATCCCGGTGGGATCGGTGTGCCATGGCCCGGTAAGAAGACCCCCGCGCACGTGGGTGCGGGCGACGGCATGCGGTTCGTGTTGGGCGGGCGGGAGCTGTCACCGGCGGAAAGTGCCATGATCGAGGCTCACGGTGCGCGGATCACCGCCATTATCGACCGCGAGCAGCTGCACGCGATGCGCCGGGCGACGGCCGCGTTGGAGGCGGGAAACCGTGTGGGTACGGCCCTGTTGACGGCCGTGTCTCACGACTTGCGCACCCCGCTGGCGGGGATCAAGGCGGCGATCACGGGGCTGACGATGGACGACGTGGAGCTGGACGAGGATTCCCGCGCGCTGTTGATGGACACGATTGCCTCCAGCACCGACCGGCTGGAGACGGTCATTGGGAATCTGTTGGATATGAGCCGCGTGAACTCCAACACCGTCACCGTCCATCACGCCCCGGTGAATTACGCCGACGTGGTGGATGCTGTTATCGCGGAGCTGCCCGAGGCTGCCCAGTACATCGAATCGCACGTGGATGCCTCGGTGGCACCCGCGGTAGGTGATACGGGCTTAGTGCAGCGCATTGTCGCCAACATTGTGATCAACGCGCGGACGTACGCGCCGAATTCGCCCATTGAGATCCGCGCGCAAGAGGGTGTTAGTGCAAACACGGCTTCCCCCAGCACCGTGCAACTCATCATCAGCGACCACGGCCCTGGGTTTCCACCAGAGAAGCTCAACGACGTGTTCACTCCCTTCCAGCGCCTTGGCGATCAATCTGCCAACCAGAATGGACTGGGCCTGGGCCTGGCAGTCGCCCGCGGATTCGCCGAGGCCATGGGCGGTAGCTTGGAAGCACACAACACGCCCGGCGGAGGCGCGACGCTGGTGCTCACACTCCCCCGCGCTGGAGCTGCGCCCACTGATCTCACATCCGCCGCGGATCACACACCCACTGCCGCCCCACACCCCACCTCCACGGACCGCCACCGTACGGGGACGGCAGGGGTGGGGATGAGGGTGGCGTCGGATAAAAAAGAAACCAACAACGCCAACCCCAAGGAACCAGAATGA